A region from the Paenibacillus humicola genome encodes:
- the pgeF gene encoding peptidoglycan editing factor PgeF has product MEPFERYDSAKGPSLFLLPQWAKLRGGLTAGFSSRLGGVSAGPWSSLNCGLHVGDEPDAAVRNRERIAEEIGWPFEAWTCAEQVHGSRVYRVTAEDRGRGRLSRESSVGDADALITGERGVLLTSFYADCVPLYLFDPHRGVIALAHAGWKGTVLQIARAAVEALAAEFGCDPADIRAAIGPSIGLCCYEVGGEALRLSEELASMLEAGPLPDARPQEPLIAASEGGKARINLKEMNRQIMIKAGILPTHIEMTEWCTGCSTDLFFSHRKEGGKTGRMVSWIGMERGDADS; this is encoded by the coding sequence ATGGAACCGTTTGAGCGATATGATTCCGCGAAGGGACCTTCGCTTTTTTTATTGCCGCAATGGGCGAAGCTCCGCGGCGGACTCACGGCCGGCTTTTCCAGCCGGCTGGGCGGCGTCAGCGCCGGGCCGTGGAGCTCGCTGAACTGCGGGCTCCACGTCGGCGACGAGCCGGATGCGGCCGTGCGCAACCGCGAGCGGATCGCCGAGGAGATCGGCTGGCCGTTTGAAGCGTGGACGTGCGCCGAGCAGGTGCACGGCTCGCGCGTGTATCGCGTAACGGCGGAGGATCGGGGCCGCGGCCGGTTGTCGCGCGAGTCGTCGGTCGGCGATGCCGATGCGCTGATTACCGGCGAGCGGGGCGTGCTGCTGACCTCTTTTTACGCGGACTGCGTCCCGCTTTATTTGTTCGATCCGCACCGCGGCGTCATTGCCCTCGCCCATGCCGGATGGAAAGGTACGGTGCTGCAAATCGCGCGAGCCGCCGTGGAGGCGCTCGCTGCGGAGTTCGGCTGTGACCCCGCCGATATTCGCGCCGCGATCGGGCCTTCGATCGGGTTGTGCTGTTATGAGGTGGGCGGCGAAGCGCTTCGGCTGTCGGAAGAGCTGGCGAGCATGCTGGAGGCCGGCCCCCTGCCGGATGCCCGGCCGCAGGAGCCGCTGATCGCTGCGTCGGAGGGCGGCAAAGCCCGCATCAACTTGAAAGAAATGAACCGACAGATTATGATAAAAGCAGGAATTTTGCCGACGCATATCGAAATGACTGAATGGTGCACCGGCTGTTCGACCGATTTGTTTTTTTCGCATCGCAAAGAAGGCGGGAAAACCGGGCGGATGGTCAGCTGGATCGGCATGGAAAGAGGTGACGCGGACTCGTGA
- a CDS encoding YlmC/YmxH family sporulation protein: protein MKISDFQTKDVINIVDGKKLGQVTDLELDLRQGRIDAIVVPSYSKFFGLFGGGTDVVIPWRNIVKIGADVVLVRVDDTKMLRSEEEEAQAR from the coding sequence ATGAAAATATCCGATTTCCAGACAAAGGACGTCATCAACATCGTGGACGGCAAGAAGCTCGGGCAGGTCACCGACCTGGAGCTCGATTTGCGGCAAGGCCGAATCGACGCGATCGTCGTGCCGAGCTATTCAAAATTTTTCGGTTTGTTCGGCGGCGGAACGGATGTCGTGATTCCTTGGCGCAATATTGTGAAAATCGGCGCCGATGTCGTGCTGGTCCGGGTCGACGATACGAAAATGCTGCGCAGCGAAGAGGAAGAAGCCCAGGCGCGCTGA
- the sigG gene encoding RNA polymerase sporulation sigma factor SigG, whose amino-acid sequence MTRNKVEICGVDTAKLPVLTNAEMRELFTALQTKNEWAAREKLVNGNLRLVLSVIQRFNNRGEFVDDLFQVGCIGLMKAIDNFDLSQNVKFSTYAVPMIIGEIRRYLRDNNPIRVSRSLRDIAYKALQIRDSLTNKNSREPTIFEISEALNVPKEDVVFALDAIQDPVSLFEPIYHDGGDPIYVMDQISDDKNKDVSWIEEIALREAMHKLNEREKMILSMRFFEGKTQMEVADEIGISQAQVSRLEKSAIQQMQKHVKT is encoded by the coding sequence TTGACCCGAAACAAAGTCGAGATTTGTGGAGTGGATACCGCGAAACTGCCCGTCCTGACAAACGCCGAAATGCGGGAGCTTTTCACCGCGCTGCAAACGAAGAACGAATGGGCAGCAAGAGAGAAATTGGTCAATGGCAACCTGAGGCTTGTGCTCAGCGTCATCCAGCGTTTCAACAACCGCGGCGAATTCGTCGACGACCTGTTTCAGGTCGGCTGCATCGGGCTGATGAAGGCGATCGACAATTTTGATCTCAGTCAAAACGTGAAATTTTCCACCTATGCGGTGCCGATGATTATCGGCGAAATCCGCCGCTATTTACGGGACAACAATCCGATCCGCGTCTCGCGCAGTCTCCGGGACATCGCGTACAAGGCGCTTCAGATCCGCGACAGCCTCACGAACAAAAACTCGCGGGAGCCGACGATTTTCGAAATTTCCGAGGCGCTTAACGTTCCGAAAGAAGACGTCGTGTTCGCCCTCGATGCGATTCAGGATCCGGTCTCATTGTTCGAACCGATTTATCATGACGGGGGCGATCCGATCTACGTCATGGATCAGATCAGCGACGATAAAAACAAAGACGTCTCCTGGATCGAGGAAATAGCCCTGCGGGAAGCGATGCATAAGCTGAACGAGCGGGAAAAAATGATTTTGTCGATGCGTTTTTTCGAAGGCAAAACCCAAATGGAAGTCGCCGACGAAATCGGCATCTCCCAGGCACAGGTATCGCGCCTCGAAAAGTCGGCGATCCAGCAGATGCAGAAGCACGTGAAGACTTGA